In Bacteroidota bacterium, a single genomic region encodes these proteins:
- a CDS encoding squalene/phytoene synthase family protein, whose product MDNLYDSVALKCSEITTKSYSTSFSLGILSLAKKYHAPIYSIYGFVRFADEIVDTFHEHDKTTLLKEFREETYKAIRNKISLNPILHSFQLAVNKYNIDMELIDSFLHSMEMDLNPYLYDRITFETYILGSAEVVGLMCLRVFCEGNDVEYQRLKPQAMRLGAAYQKINFLRDMKADYFSLGRAYFPLLKIENFDEAAKREIEAEIDNDFQEGLRGIRNLPIGARFGVYVSFVYYYNLFKKIKNLPPARILEERIRITDTRKYALIFSSYIKHKLNLI is encoded by the coding sequence ATGGATAATTTATACGACAGTGTGGCACTAAAATGCAGTGAGATTACAACAAAATCTTATAGTACCTCCTTTAGTTTAGGAATACTTTCTTTGGCTAAAAAATACCACGCGCCAATCTATTCTATTTATGGTTTTGTGCGCTTTGCTGATGAGATTGTAGATACCTTCCACGAGCACGATAAAACCACTTTATTAAAAGAGTTTCGAGAAGAAACCTATAAGGCAATTCGAAATAAAATCAGTCTAAATCCAATTTTACACAGCTTTCAACTAGCGGTGAACAAATATAATATTGACATGGAATTAATCGACTCCTTTTTGCACAGCATGGAGATGGATTTGAACCCTTATTTATATGATAGAATAACCTTTGAAACCTATATACTTGGCTCTGCTGAAGTGGTTGGATTAATGTGCTTGCGTGTGTTTTGTGAAGGAAATGATGTTGAGTACCAAAGGTTAAAACCGCAAGCGATGCGTTTGGGGGCTGCCTATCAAAAAATAAATTTTTTACGCGACATGAAAGCGGATTATTTTAGTCTGGGGAGGGCTTATTTCCCATTATTAAAAATCGAAAACTTTGATGAAGCGGCGAAACGTGAAATAGAGGCAGAAATCGACAACGATTTCCAAGAAGGACTTCGTGGCATACGAAACCTTCCAATTGGCGCTCGATTTGGAGTATATGTTTCGTTTGTTTACTACTATAATCTGTTTAAGAAAATTAAAAACCTGCCCCCGGCACGCATCTTAGAGGAGCGTATTAGAATTACTGACACACGAAAATATGCCCTCATTTTTAGCAGTTATATAAAGCACAAACTGAATTTGATTTAG
- a CDS encoding T9SS type A sorting domain-containing protein, whose product MKRFLTELCLITLCLLGLNLKAQTSIGFDSSYVVNFTTSVHQNDTASFNVRIKNYGPIQADCVFVYSGYKNSQGVISGIQQEFLYPAGIISSIPSSGLITKRLIINYSATRFPVGIDVVVIWPKAANATTADTLEFMPLVLPPLSVAQVLRDEGLVVFPNPFSNSINIHSKRQIESITIYDFDGKIVYFRAAEETIDLSQIAVASYILEIKYNSGTRKRIQVVKRSNDK is encoded by the coding sequence ATGAAACGATTTTTAACTGAGTTATGTCTCATTACTTTATGCTTATTGGGCTTAAATTTAAAGGCCCAAACTTCAATTGGTTTTGACTCTAGCTATGTAGTTAATTTTACTACTTCTGTTCACCAAAATGACACGGCCAGTTTTAATGTTCGTATTAAAAACTATGGTCCAATTCAGGCCGATTGTGTTTTTGTATATAGCGGATATAAAAATAGCCAAGGAGTAATAAGTGGCATTCAGCAGGAATTCTTATACCCTGCGGGTATTATTTCAAGTATTCCATCTTCCGGTTTAATTACCAAACGGCTTATAATTAATTATTCGGCAACTCGCTTTCCGGTAGGAATTGATGTGGTGGTTATTTGGCCAAAAGCAGCAAATGCAACCACTGCGGACACCTTAGAGTTTATGCCACTTGTTTTGCCCCCCTTAAGTGTTGCTCAGGTATTAAGAGATGAGGGGCTTGTTGTTTTCCCAAATCCATTTTCGAATAGTATTAATATTCATTCGAAACGGCAAATTGAGTCTATAACGATTTACGATTTTGACGGAAAAATAGTTTATTTTAGAGCTGCCGAAGAAACTATCGATCTAAGCCAAATCGCAGTAGCTTCATACATCTTAGAAATAAAGTACAACAGTGGCACAAGAAAAAGAATACAAGTGGTTAAACGGTCAAATGATAAATGA
- the crtI gene encoding phytoene desaturase, whose protein sequence is MQKKVIVIGSGFSSLSAASYLAKSGFEVTVLEKNNTAGGRARKFETQGYNFDMGPSWYWMPEIFEEFFNDFGVSVKDYYQLKRLSPSYAVYFGKGEEMLVPSDFGELCALFESNEKGAGDKLRLFLKEAEFKYRVGVDKMMRRPGESIKEFMDLSFVPALFRLDLFQSIDKHIRKYFTNDKLIQLLEFPILFLGTMPENTPALYSFMNYADMALGTWYPIGGMHKIVEGMVKVATAQGVKFKFGEAVESIDVENGQAVSVSTKTARYAADLVVAGSDYQHTEQTLLKKEFRTYTQKYWDKRVMAPSSLLFFLGINKPLPQLQHHTLFFDEPFGPHGKDIYINHKWPEKPLFYVCRTTATDKSVAPENCENVFILIPVAPDLNDDEATRERFFQQIMKRLEVYCGFDLTPFVEFKRSYAHANFMKDYNAFKGNAYGLANTLFQTANLKPALKSKKVKNLFYTGQLTVPGPGVPPAIISGKLVTEQIVKRIKSRKLILQHG, encoded by the coding sequence ATGCAAAAAAAGGTTATTGTTATTGGTTCCGGATTTTCTTCTCTTTCGGCGGCAAGCTATCTTGCAAAATCAGGCTTTGAAGTTACAGTACTTGAAAAAAACAACACCGCCGGCGGCAGGGCGCGTAAGTTTGAAACACAAGGATATAATTTTGATATGGGTCCAAGTTGGTATTGGATGCCTGAAATTTTCGAAGAATTCTTTAATGACTTTGGTGTCTCTGTCAAAGATTATTATCAACTAAAAAGATTATCTCCCTCCTATGCCGTTTATTTTGGAAAGGGAGAAGAAATGCTTGTTCCATCGGACTTTGGGGAGCTATGTGCATTATTTGAAAGCAACGAGAAGGGTGCAGGAGATAAGTTAAGGCTATTTTTGAAGGAGGCAGAATTTAAGTACAGAGTAGGTGTTGATAAAATGATGCGTCGACCGGGTGAATCCATTAAAGAGTTTATGGATTTGTCATTTGTTCCGGCGCTTTTCCGTTTGGATTTATTTCAAAGCATCGACAAGCACATTCGGAAATATTTTACGAACGACAAGCTAATTCAACTCCTTGAGTTCCCCATTCTTTTTTTAGGAACCATGCCTGAAAACACACCTGCTTTATATAGTTTTATGAATTATGCCGACATGGCTTTGGGTACTTGGTATCCGATTGGTGGAATGCATAAAATTGTGGAAGGAATGGTAAAAGTTGCAACAGCACAGGGTGTGAAATTCAAATTTGGAGAAGCCGTAGAATCTATTGATGTGGAAAATGGGCAGGCCGTTTCTGTATCCACCAAAACAGCGCGTTATGCGGCCGATTTGGTGGTGGCGGGATCAGACTATCAACACACAGAACAAACCTTACTAAAGAAGGAATTTAGAACTTACACCCAGAAATATTGGGATAAAAGAGTCATGGCACCGTCATCGTTGTTGTTTTTTCTTGGTATAAACAAACCTCTTCCACAACTGCAGCATCATACTTTGTTTTTTGATGAGCCCTTTGGACCTCATGGTAAAGACATTTATATTAATCACAAGTGGCCCGAAAAACCCTTGTTTTACGTTTGTAGAACTACAGCAACCGACAAAAGTGTTGCACCTGAAAACTGTGAAAACGTATTTATTCTTATCCCGGTAGCCCCCGATTTAAATGATGACGAGGCAACACGAGAGCGTTTTTTTCAACAAATAATGAAACGACTCGAAGTGTATTGCGGATTTGATCTAACTCCTTTTGTTGAATTTAAACGTAGTTATGCCCATGCCAACTTTATGAAAGACTATAATGCTTTTAAAGGGAATGCATATGGCTTGGCGAATACCCTCTTTCAAACGGCAAATTTAAAACCAGCATTAAAAAGTAAAAAAGTAAAAAACTTGTTTTATACCGGCCAGTTAACTGTTCCTGGTCCGGGAGTGCCCCCGGCAATTATTTCCGGGAAATTGGTAACCGAACAAATTGTGAAACGGATTAAAAGCAGAAAGCTAATTTTACAGCATGGATAA
- a CDS encoding MerR family transcriptional regulator yields the protein MSNYSIKDLERYSGIKAHTLRMWEQRYHLLSPHRTETNIRTYSNADLRHILNVSFLNNQGIKISHIAKLSAKEIHTRVLGIAESSIVPSIQIDSLVAAMIAYDEESFEKTVELCCKKIGFDKTMTDVIYPFLQKLGVMWHAGMATPGQEHFVINLIRQKIIVAINNHPNVTDKSTKKFLLYLPENEYHEVALLYYNYFLRNHGFRTTYLGQSVPYEDLIKAYSQIKPDYLLAIITCPKEELNTQEHLQRLSKDFSKSKIFLSGYEQSFSQLHIPSNIFLFKNPANLSSLLKKI from the coding sequence ATGTCTAATTATTCCATAAAAGATTTAGAACGCTATTCGGGAATTAAAGCGCATACGCTCCGTATGTGGGAGCAACGGTACCATCTTTTATCACCGCACCGCACAGAAACCAACATTAGGACCTACAGCAATGCGGATTTAAGACATATCTTAAATGTTAGTTTTTTAAACAATCAAGGCATTAAAATCTCACACATTGCAAAATTAAGTGCTAAGGAAATTCATACACGGGTGCTTGGAATTGCAGAAAGCTCAATTGTTCCGAGCATTCAAATCGATAGTCTCGTTGCCGCCATGATTGCCTATGATGAGGAAAGTTTTGAAAAAACGGTTGAGTTGTGCTGTAAAAAAATAGGATTTGATAAAACGATGACAGATGTGATTTACCCTTTTTTACAAAAATTAGGAGTAATGTGGCATGCAGGAATGGCCACACCCGGTCAGGAGCATTTTGTCATCAATTTAATACGTCAAAAAATAATAGTAGCAATAAACAACCACCCTAATGTAACCGATAAATCAACAAAAAAATTCCTGCTTTATCTTCCCGAAAACGAGTACCATGAAGTTGCCCTGCTGTACTATAATTATTTTTTGAGAAACCACGGATTTCGCACCACTTATTTAGGACAGAGCGTACCCTACGAGGATCTTATAAAGGCCTATTCCCAAATAAAACCCGACTATTTATTAGCAATTATTACCTGCCCCAAAGAGGAGTTAAACACACAAGAACATTTACAAAGGCTTTCAAAAGATTTTAGTAAATCCAAGATATTTCTTTCGGGATACGAACAATCCTTTTCTCAACTGCATATTCCTTCAAATATTTTTCTGTTTAAGAACCCAGCAAACCTATCTTCTTTGTTGAAGAAAATCTAA
- a CDS encoding RNA polymerase sigma factor yields MSTLEFNKQMLSFTAPLKYFAISLTSDHDDAADLLQDTLLKALMYKDKYADSTNLKAWLYTIMKNTFINNYRRNTKTRQIIDKTKDLYFLNIPQSNASVSPISQISEKDIKGHIDSLEDDLKIPFVRYFEGYKYKEIATDLNIPIGTVKSRIFLARKKLIVSLKDFR; encoded by the coding sequence ATGTCAACACTAGAGTTTAACAAGCAAATGCTATCTTTTACAGCCCCATTAAAATACTTTGCAATTAGCCTCACATCAGACCACGACGACGCGGCAGACCTTTTACAAGACACCCTGCTGAAAGCGCTCATGTATAAGGATAAGTATGCCGATAGTACTAACTTAAAAGCTTGGTTGTACACAATAATGAAAAATACTTTCATCAATAATTATAGACGAAACACCAAAACGCGTCAAATTATTGATAAAACAAAGGATTTGTACTTTCTGAATATTCCGCAAAGCAATGCTTCAGTATCGCCCATATCGCAAATTTCGGAGAAGGATATAAAAGGTCATATTGATTCACTTGAAGATGATTTGAAGATTCCCTTTGTTCGGTATTTTGAAGGCTATAAATACAAAGAGATTGCAACAGATTTAAATATTCCAATTGGAACAGTAAAGAGTCGCATTTTTTTAGCACGAAAAAAACTAATAGTTTCGCTCAAGGATTTTAGGTAG
- a CDS encoding T9SS type A sorting domain-containing protein, translating into MRKPLLLFFLLFISRAEAQLNYTFSGLAGTYTALSGASTLHGSNQDDALSAATNIGFSFTFGGVSYTQFKASTNGWLTFNTALTASNSFNDLTFTVDRPIIAPLWDDLATNGSGAVSYKLSGTSPNQILTVEWKQMLWTYSAGTYAINFQVRLFETTNVIEFVYLRNGNQTANISASASASIGLAGQCDGDFYSLADNSASPAVSKLTETTSINKKPANNQVYRWTPAVLPLSGDLCASPIAITYGIGSCNASLGTVVGATSTGSPAAPACWSPSTSSNDVWYAVTKPAGQTTMQVSTDLSSSACNPFGTAIAVYSGTCGTPVLVGCADNNGIQNANNAILVLTGLPSAATSYLIRVEGDAATVGNFQICVRDVINDDCANATPLTPGVSCVTTAGNVSGATGSLPASACSGTANDDVWYSFVASQATHVITVVGSSSFDAVVQVLSGPCGSMTSLFCTDNSFAGGTESITATGLTAGTTYYVRVYDYDTGMPSTTSFTICVTTPVMPTCPTALGTGVVNVASLPYTSIGRTTCGKVNDLTASNVVVCGSSSYYTGEDEVFVFTPSSSGNITISLTSSGSWTGMMLYAACPFSGSCVGFAQSSVGNKSLCTTVASGVTYYLIIDSYASPACNPFDISITAPTTAVANDEPCSAIALPVATSCSYVAYTNECTSASSGVPAPGCANYLGADVWFTAVVPASGSISIDTKEGTVTDGGMAIYSGTCSSLTLISCDDNNSTNGLMPQLSQTGLSPGSTVWIRVWEYGNDNNGTFSICVSDPCPGGSVANDQPCNATALGLNVNLSGDNTCANGINDPLTLPSCWVSGSSNTVWYKIVCPASGQLKIRTSLGSLSNTQIALFSGACGALTLVTGACNDNSPSCGTSSYTNSELSISSGLTSGQTYYLAIDGTADLKGTFDVMAVDGSVGFPLAAGQDCGSYNPVCGQSISVGNPGYQAYGNACNFAGGGSNCLASGERGTAWYSIPINANGNLAFDIVPNDWLGAPSTTSTDYDFALWKISGSGATTCAAISGGAAPLRCNYDGYGVTGCFGNVTNTAPAAYPGFGLAYETQVSVVSGEVYVLVVSNFTNSTSGFTLNFSASAPINYTSAGTTITWSGGTNTAWALASNWGGCNPPNCTIDASVVPGSTSQPVISTNTSVKNLTINNGATLTINSGAILQICGDYVNNGNLLASPNSTILFNNGSVIQNIDGALVSADKFGNLSINKTGGQVNLLQNIDIGGNFTTSTATSILNTNGKSIKLAGNLSNFGGNNTFSGIGASGVLEFNGTSSQSYFQGNAVLDLNSVILNHSGTGVNLLSNLIVKSTSGSLTLNNGKIITGANEVVVANVSPASVNAGNSASFVSGNLRRYLSTTGAYNFPLGAASKGYQLANINFTSATSIGNLLGRFDAWPSTPPIVGGSDCSNFYSLAAEDNGYWTITADANPTSGTYTAALYPGSAGNIAAASAWTIMKAPNLAGVWGYDGTCGTGTSTLVSRTGMKGFSVFAAAQGISGSLPINLLGFDGKREGSQNHLFWTTASEINNAYFVVEKSENGIDFLAFQILNGAGNSNGLLHYLCVDEKPFDKISYYRLKQVDFDGAFSFSRIISIAGDSQLFQVIATYPNPTNNEIYLDLKSSAIQSTIKIRISDVFGRLLAQHNVIFSTETIHYALFLGDFPAGIYFVQLLDSNEIDLGHLTAIKK; encoded by the coding sequence TTGAGAAAACCACTACTACTATTTTTTCTTCTTTTTATTAGTAGAGCTGAGGCTCAGCTAAACTATACCTTTTCTGGTTTGGCCGGTACATACACCGCGCTGAGTGGTGCAAGCACCTTGCATGGCAGCAATCAAGATGATGCATTATCCGCTGCTACCAATATTGGTTTTTCTTTTACTTTCGGAGGAGTTTCTTATACTCAATTTAAAGCATCCACCAACGGCTGGCTAACTTTTAATACTGCATTAACAGCATCAAATTCGTTTAACGATTTAACTTTTACAGTTGACCGGCCAATTATTGCACCTCTATGGGACGACCTTGCAACCAACGGTTCTGGTGCAGTAAGCTATAAGTTGTCTGGCACAAGCCCTAATCAAATTTTAACTGTGGAGTGGAAACAAATGTTGTGGACTTACAGCGCTGGCACGTATGCTATAAACTTTCAAGTTCGCTTATTTGAAACAACCAATGTTATTGAATTTGTATATCTCCGCAACGGTAATCAAACTGCAAATATTTCAGCTTCCGCAAGTGCTTCCATTGGCTTGGCAGGTCAATGCGATGGCGATTTTTATTCCCTTGCAGATAATTCGGCTTCCCCGGCAGTTTCTAAACTAACTGAAACTACCTCCATTAATAAAAAACCGGCAAACAATCAGGTGTATCGTTGGACACCCGCGGTGTTGCCTCTCTCCGGCGATTTGTGTGCCTCACCTATTGCGATTACATACGGTATAGGATCTTGTAATGCAAGTCTAGGGACAGTGGTTGGAGCTACATCCACCGGGTCGCCTGCGGCACCGGCCTGTTGGTCACCCTCCACCAGTTCAAACGATGTTTGGTATGCAGTTACCAAACCTGCCGGTCAAACAACCATGCAAGTATCAACCGATTTGTCGTCGAGTGCCTGTAATCCTTTTGGAACTGCAATTGCCGTTTATTCTGGAACTTGTGGAACTCCTGTTTTGGTTGGATGTGCCGATAATAATGGGATCCAAAATGCTAATAATGCAATTCTGGTGTTAACCGGTTTACCAAGTGCTGCAACAAGCTATTTGATTCGTGTAGAGGGTGACGCTGCAACGGTGGGTAATTTTCAAATTTGTGTTCGAGATGTTATTAACGATGATTGTGCAAACGCAACACCTTTAACACCGGGTGTCTCCTGTGTTACAACAGCAGGAAACGTTTCAGGGGCTACCGGCTCACTACCTGCCAGTGCTTGCAGCGGAACAGCTAACGACGATGTTTGGTATTCATTTGTTGCGAGCCAGGCAACACATGTGATAACTGTTGTGGGCTCTTCTAGTTTTGATGCAGTGGTTCAAGTTCTTTCGGGGCCTTGCGGTAGTATGACATCTCTTTTTTGTACCGACAATAGTTTCGCAGGAGGAACCGAAAGTATTACCGCAACGGGACTTACCGCTGGAACCACCTATTATGTGAGGGTTTATGATTACGACACGGGTATGCCATCCACTACCTCCTTTACCATTTGTGTCACAACCCCTGTAATGCCAACTTGCCCAACAGCCCTAGGCACAGGAGTGGTTAATGTTGCTAGCTTACCCTATACCTCCATAGGCCGCACTACTTGTGGAAAAGTAAATGATTTAACCGCTTCGAATGTTGTAGTTTGTGGTAGTTCAAGTTACTATACCGGAGAAGATGAGGTTTTTGTTTTTACACCCTCCTCTAGTGGAAATATCACCATAAGCCTTACCAGTAGTGGGTCTTGGACAGGTATGATGCTTTACGCTGCTTGCCCTTTTAGCGGAAGTTGTGTTGGTTTTGCACAAAGTTCTGTGGGAAATAAGTCTTTATGCACTACGGTAGCATCAGGAGTAACTTATTACTTAATAATCGACTCCTACGCAAGCCCTGCTTGCAATCCTTTTGACATTAGTATTACTGCCCCAACAACTGCAGTTGCAAACGACGAGCCTTGCTCTGCTATAGCGCTTCCTGTTGCGACAAGTTGCTCCTATGTGGCCTATACCAATGAGTGCACCTCTGCTAGTTCGGGAGTTCCAGCACCGGGTTGTGCAAATTATTTAGGTGCGGATGTTTGGTTTACTGCTGTTGTTCCAGCCTCAGGAAGTATTTCAATCGACACGAAAGAAGGAACAGTAACAGACGGAGGAATGGCCATTTATTCAGGAACCTGTTCTTCTTTGACACTCATTTCATGCGACGACAACAACAGCACCAATGGTTTGATGCCGCAACTATCTCAAACAGGTTTATCTCCAGGGAGTACAGTTTGGATACGGGTTTGGGAATATGGTAACGACAACAATGGAACCTTTTCTATTTGTGTAAGCGACCCTTGTCCCGGAGGAAGTGTGGCAAATGATCAACCCTGCAACGCAACCGCATTGGGACTTAATGTGAATCTATCAGGAGATAATACTTGTGCAAATGGAATCAATGACCCATTAACCCTGCCGAGTTGCTGGGTAAGCGGAAGTTCCAATACGGTTTGGTACAAAATTGTTTGTCCTGCATCCGGACAATTAAAAATACGCACCAGTCTTGGCTCGCTTTCCAACACTCAAATCGCTTTGTTTTCGGGTGCTTGCGGAGCGCTAACCTTGGTGACGGGGGCTTGTAACGATAATTCTCCCAGCTGCGGAACCTCTTCTTATACGAACTCCGAACTCTCTATTTCAAGCGGCTTAACGTCCGGTCAAACTTATTACCTTGCAATTGACGGCACTGCCGATTTAAAAGGCACCTTTGATGTTATGGCTGTAGATGGAAGTGTTGGTTTTCCGCTTGCTGCCGGTCAGGATTGTGGTTCATATAATCCGGTTTGCGGGCAAAGTATTTCGGTTGGAAATCCCGGATATCAGGCTTATGGAAACGCATGTAATTTTGCAGGGGGGGGAAGTAATTGTCTCGCTTCCGGAGAAAGAGGAACCGCTTGGTATTCAATTCCAATAAATGCTAACGGCAATCTAGCATTTGACATTGTTCCAAACGATTGGTTGGGAGCTCCAAGCACCACCTCCACAGATTATGATTTTGCTTTATGGAAAATAAGCGGAAGTGGCGCCACCACCTGTGCCGCAATTTCTGGCGGAGCTGCTCCCCTAAGGTGTAATTACGATGGTTATGGGGTTACCGGCTGCTTTGGTAATGTTACTAATACCGCTCCTGCTGCTTATCCGGGTTTTGGTCTTGCTTATGAAACACAGGTTTCGGTTGTTTCGGGAGAAGTATATGTTTTGGTTGTAAGTAATTTTACCAATAGCACTTCCGGTTTTACGCTTAACTTTAGTGCAAGCGCTCCTATTAATTATACATCGGCCGGAACAACTATTACCTGGTCGGGGGGTACCAATACTGCGTGGGCTTTAGCAAGTAACTGGGGCGGTTGTAACCCACCGAATTGCACCATTGACGCTTCAGTCGTACCTGGTTCAACGAGTCAACCTGTAATTTCCACAAATACTTCGGTAAAGAACTTAACTATTAACAACGGTGCCACTTTAACTATTAATTCGGGGGCAATTTTGCAAATATGCGGGGACTATGTGAACAACGGAAATCTATTGGCATCTCCCAATTCAACCATTTTGTTTAACAATGGAAGTGTCATTCAAAATATTGACGGGGCGCTTGTAAGTGCTGATAAATTTGGAAATTTAAGCATCAATAAAACCGGTGGCCAAGTAAACCTTTTGCAAAATATTGATATTGGAGGAAACTTCACCACATCCACAGCAACAAGCATTTTAAACACAAACGGAAAAAGTATTAAGCTGGCCGGAAACCTCAGTAATTTTGGTGGCAATAATACATTTAGCGGCATTGGCGCCTCCGGAGTGCTTGAGTTTAATGGGACATCCTCACAAAGCTACTTTCAAGGAAATGCCGTGCTTGATTTAAACTCAGTGATACTAAACCATAGTGGGACAGGAGTAAATTTGTTAAGCAACTTAATTGTTAAATCAACAAGTGGTTCGTTGACATTAAATAATGGAAAAATAATTACCGGGGCAAATGAAGTTGTGGTTGCCAATGTTAGTCCAGCCTCTGTTAATGCTGGTAATTCAGCGAGTTTTGTGTCCGGAAATTTGAGACGGTATTTGTCCACAACCGGTGCCTATAATTTTCCGCTTGGAGCTGCAAGCAAAGGATATCAGCTAGCCAACATTAATTTTACATCGGCAACAAGCATTGGCAATTTACTTGGCCGTTTCGATGCCTGGCCTTCAACCCCTCCTATAGTTGGGGGTAGTGATTGCAGCAATTTTTATTCGCTGGCTGCTGAAGACAATGGTTATTGGACTATAACCGCCGATGCCAATCCAACTTCCGGAACATACACCGCTGCTCTTTACCCCGGAAGCGCCGGAAATATCGCAGCAGCAAGCGCTTGGACCATAATGAAAGCCCCCAATCTAGCCGGTGTTTGGGGGTATGACGGAACCTGCGGCACAGGGACCTCAACCTTAGTTTCACGAACAGGAATGAAAGGTTTTTCTGTTTTTGCTGCAGCTCAAGGAATTTCAGGAAGTTTACCCATTAATCTTTTAGGGTTTGATGGTAAACGAGAGGGTTCACAAAACCACTTGTTTTGGACAACAGCTTCAGAAATAAACAATGCTTATTTTGTCGTTGAAAAATCTGAGAACGGTATAGATTTTTTGGCTTTTCAAATACTTAACGGAGCTGGCAACAGTAATGGCCTGTTGCACTATTTGTGTGTGGATGAGAAGCCTTTTGATAAAATTAGTTATTATCGATTAAAGCAAGTTGATTTTGATGGGGCATTTTCTTTTAGCCGAATTATTTCTATCGCTGGTGATTCGCAATTATTTCAAGTAATTGCCACCTATCCAAACCCTACAAACAATGAGATTTATCTTGACCTTAAAAGCAGCGCTATTCAATCAACAATAAAAATCCGAATTAGTGATGTATTTGGTAGGTTATTAGCACAACACAATGTGATTTTTTCAACGGAAACAATTCATTATGCATTGTTCCTTGGAGATTTTCCGGCAGGGATTTATTTTGTTCAACTTTTGGACTCAAATGAGATAGATCTTGGACATTTAACGGCAATTAAAAAATAA
- a CDS encoding T9SS type A sorting domain-containing protein, translated as MKRFIPIVSILLFVGLLNSSPVKSQSLGFDTPPVFPQSIALDDSVPTIVPMGIKNYGTVAFAGNTPIYIVTKVMSSGLLVSRDSSFNVITQANIPPGQTYVHSYFEPYNTGRYVVGIDVVVIWPKAVGYPTHDSITYLIQITPAVGVAELLAENGFSVYPNPCSDQLNILNLQPSNPIERVRIYDLSGKSIMDKLRGELLDFSNIPEAVYFVEVTYKSGMRKVMKVQKENK; from the coding sequence ATGAAAAGATTTATACCTATCGTGTCTATTCTACTTTTTGTAGGACTATTAAACTCAAGCCCTGTAAAAAGTCAAAGTCTCGGATTTGACACGCCTCCTGTTTTTCCACAATCAATTGCACTGGATGATTCCGTACCCACAATTGTTCCGATGGGCATTAAAAACTACGGTACGGTTGCTTTTGCAGGAAATACACCCATTTATATTGTAACAAAAGTAATGAGCTCCGGACTGCTTGTTTCTAGAGATTCTTCATTCAATGTTATTACTCAGGCTAATATTCCTCCCGGACAAACCTATGTTCACTCCTATTTTGAACCGTATAATACCGGTAGGTATGTGGTGGGAATTGATGTGGTTGTAATTTGGCCAAAAGCAGTTGGCTATCCAACTCACGACTCTATTACTTACTTAATTCAAATTACTCCTGCGGTTGGTGTGGCTGAGCTCTTGGCCGAAAACGGCTTTTCGGTATACCCGAACCCCTGCAGCGATCAACTCAACATCCTAAATTTGCAACCCTCCAACCCCATTGAACGCGTAAGAATTTACGACCTTTCCGGCAAGTCGATAATGGATAAATTGCGAGGTGAACTCCTTGATTTTTCAAATATCCCGGAGGCTGTTTATTTTGTGGAGGTAACTTACAAATCTGGAATGCGAAAGGTGATGAAAGTTCAAAAAGAAAACAAATAA